One window of the Methanomassiliicoccaceae archaeon DOK genome contains the following:
- a CDS encoding UbiX family flavin prenyltransferase, producing MRYVVAITGASGAIYGIRLLQELEGERILVISRTAREIIPAETDYTVEQVEAMADQVFDDDQMFASIASGSFRYDAMFVAPCSESSVAKFANGIADTLISRAVSVCIKEDRKLILLVRETPKSAIMLENELKLARLGVRIVDANPGFYPRPKTVEDIVDIVVGRCLDQIGVDHGLYSRWGSEE from the coding sequence GTGAGGTATGTCGTCGCCATCACGGGCGCATCGGGCGCCATCTACGGGATCAGACTGCTCCAGGAGCTGGAGGGTGAGAGGATCCTCGTCATCTCCAGGACCGCGAGGGAGATAATCCCGGCGGAGACCGACTATACCGTGGAGCAGGTGGAGGCCATGGCGGACCAGGTCTTCGATGATGACCAGATGTTCGCATCCATCGCCTCCGGCAGCTTCAGGTACGACGCCATGTTCGTGGCGCCGTGCAGCGAATCGTCAGTGGCCAAGTTCGCCAACGGGATCGCCGACACGCTCATCTCCAGAGCCGTGAGCGTATGCATCAAGGAGGACAGGAAGCTCATCCTCCTGGTGAGGGAGACCCCCAAGAGCGCGATCATGCTGGAGAACGAGCTGAAGCTGGCGAGGCTCGGGGTGAGGATAGTCGACGCGAACCCAGGATTCTACCCCAGACCGAAGACCGTGGAGGACATCGTGGACATCGTAGTGGGCAGATGCCTGGACCAGATCGGCGTCGACCACGGACTCTACAGCAGATGGGGCTCAGAGGAGTGA
- a CDS encoding AbrB/MazE/SpoVT family DNA-binding domain-containing protein — translation MDLRRIQITGGSSFMITLPKDWADSVGLKKNDTVGLQPQPDGSMVIYPGGEQAALAGSTKIIDADGITDRDYLYRQLVGAYIAGHDVIELRSEGELSSMVASTASSFTQTAIGLEILEESESFIVIKDLMDQGEIKPAKSVERMKVLVRNMLNDVLDALEEKNPKIIEAMSERDREVDRLDWLISRQVSIHQKDITISRRMGMDLCEITRCGSVSRSVERIGDHAVLLASNLRPIIEAKPTEVDDRILSTGRDVVTLFTDSVGTWTAKNMDAANKCIERGEKLVERSKEIANLDDAVDEKTAMAAELISSSVKRVAEYSMDIAEIAINSAMD, via the coding sequence GTGGACCTAAGAAGGATACAGATTACCGGCGGATCATCGTTCATGATCACACTCCCTAAAGATTGGGCCGACTCCGTAGGCCTGAAGAAGAATGACACTGTCGGACTACAGCCGCAGCCCGACGGGAGCATGGTGATCTACCCCGGGGGAGAGCAGGCAGCCCTCGCCGGGTCCACCAAGATCATCGATGCTGACGGCATCACCGATCGCGACTACCTCTACAGACAGCTCGTGGGCGCATACATTGCGGGCCACGACGTCATCGAGCTCCGTTCCGAGGGCGAGCTGTCGAGCATGGTCGCGAGCACAGCCTCGTCTTTCACCCAGACCGCCATCGGCCTGGAGATCCTCGAGGAGAGCGAGAGCTTCATCGTCATAAAGGACCTCATGGACCAGGGCGAGATCAAGCCCGCCAAGTCCGTCGAGAGGATGAAGGTTCTTGTCAGGAACATGCTGAACGACGTCCTCGACGCGCTGGAAGAGAAAAACCCGAAGATCATCGAGGCCATGTCGGAGAGGGACAGGGAGGTCGACAGGCTCGACTGGCTCATATCCCGTCAGGTCAGCATACACCAGAAGGACATCACCATCTCCCGCAGGATGGGCATGGACCTCTGCGAGATCACCCGCTGCGGAAGCGTCAGCAGATCCGTCGAGAGGATCGGCGACCACGCCGTCCTCCTCGCATCGAACCTCAGACCGATCATAGAGGCAAAGCCCACCGAGGTCGACGACAGGATCCTTTCCACCGGAAGGGACGTGGTCACGCTCTTCACCGATTCGGTCGGGACATGGACCGCCAAGAACATGGACGCCGCGAACAAGTGCATCGAGCGCGGCGAGAAGCTCGTCGAGAGGTCGAAGGAGATCGCCAACCTCGACGATGCCGTGGACGAGAAGACGGCAATGGCCGCCGAGCTCATCTCCAGCAGCGTCAAGAGGGTCGCCGAGTACTCCATGGACATCGCCGAGATCGCCATCAACTCCGCGATGGACTGA
- a CDS encoding NAD(P)H nitroreductase, giving the protein MFIDLARSRKTCRTFTEEPLTEEEMGLIMEAGRLAPSSRKLDDVRLVPVRDVSLIRRLALCKPSSTTPLETATFAVIVAADPRVCDVWIEDASIATIMIQLEAEDLGLGSCWVQVRLRDSDSGTAEEFVIREAGLDPEWKVLSIVAVGRRR; this is encoded by the coding sequence GTGTTCATAGACCTGGCCAGGAGCAGGAAGACCTGCAGGACCTTCACGGAGGAGCCCCTGACCGAGGAGGAGATGGGACTCATCATGGAGGCCGGCCGCCTGGCCCCCTCCTCCAGGAAGCTGGACGACGTGCGCCTCGTCCCCGTCAGGGACGTGTCCCTCATCAGGAGGCTGGCGCTGTGCAAGCCCTCCTCGACGACTCCCCTTGAGACCGCGACGTTCGCTGTCATCGTCGCCGCCGATCCCAGGGTCTGCGACGTCTGGATCGAGGACGCCTCCATCGCGACCATAATGATCCAGCTGGAGGCGGAGGACCTCGGACTGGGAAGCTGCTGGGTGCAGGTCAGGCTCAGGGATTCCGACTCCGGCACGGCGGAGGAGTTCGTCATCCGCGAGGCGGGACTCGACCCGGAGTGGAAGGTCCTGTCGATCGTGGCGGTCGGAAGGCGCAGATGA
- a CDS encoding GNAT family N-acetyltransferase yields MSMELRPLDPSVVGRARDLYLEAFPEEERFPFDVLTGLTADPDCRFLWMDVDGSFKGIAYVILTDDLLFLLYLAVTPGDRDCGLGSDALWLVKCMAGGRRVFLNAEAVDEQADNIGQRLRRTRFYDRNGFAPQCTYRTPDGQRYLLFSWGGSVTPEEAFALYGSKLDSAGVTGVE; encoded by the coding sequence ATGAGCATGGAGCTCAGGCCCCTGGACCCCTCCGTCGTGGGGAGGGCCAGGGACCTCTACCTCGAGGCCTTCCCCGAGGAGGAGCGCTTCCCCTTCGACGTCCTGACGGGGCTGACCGCCGACCCGGACTGCAGGTTCCTTTGGATGGACGTCGACGGCTCGTTCAAGGGCATCGCCTACGTCATCCTCACCGACGATCTCCTCTTCCTCCTGTACCTGGCGGTGACCCCCGGGGACAGGGACTGCGGCCTGGGTTCCGACGCCCTGTGGCTGGTCAAGTGCATGGCAGGCGGGAGGAGGGTCTTCCTCAACGCGGAGGCGGTGGACGAGCAGGCCGACAACATCGGCCAGAGGCTGAGACGCACCCGCTTCTACGACAGGAACGGATTCGCCCCGCAGTGCACCTACAGGACCCCTGACGGTCAGAGGTACCTGCTTTTCAGCTGGGGAGGGTCGGTGACACCCGAGGAGGCCTTCGCCCTGTACGGCAGCAAGCTGGATTCCGCAGGGGTCACGGGCGTTGAATGA
- the pstA gene encoding phosphate ABC transporter permease PstA gives MKYVLLAVSSLAVLIVLLIILFTVANSWTAITEIGILDFIFGDVWYPGRGDYGALPLIAGTILVTLGAMVFAVPVGIACAIYISEIAPAKTRNILKPLVELFSAIPSVVYGFIGMVVLIPILKALFPDQQVFSNSWLAASLILGIMAMPTIISVSEDAIHSVPQSYREASQAMGATKWETIVKVVVPAAISGISAAIILGVGRAIGETMAVLMLTGNSPVIPEPLWNVFGLISTLTGTIALQLPESVAGSVTQSALFELGVILMVMVLIINISSRYVIKRTNRKLGNIDPRKSMLYRMTGKTSMIPNSVSDKVSDHRSLFIMATLYVLVFIGVWMFSSLLTSEFMALVAAVVVTVVLALVVKVFSGINSTSREKFCFGGLTVVMGFVLLILVVIIGYILINGLPVIDWEFLTTSPTNGGRDGGIFPAIVGSLELIAGTALIAFPIGILTGIYLNEYARDTKYTRIIREAIDLLNGTPSIVFGMFGMIIFVRYAGLGYSMLAGWVTLAFMILPVIIRTTEEAMKSVPPELREASRAMGATKWKTIYKVVIPAAMGGIVTGSILSIGRAAGETAPIMLTAAVISQPSLAGSIFDPVMALPLHLYHLAMDLPGTTDLQYATATVLLFVVLIFFVAASLIRSHYNKKVRW, from the coding sequence ATGAAATACGTCCTACTGGCGGTCTCTTCTCTGGCCGTACTGATAGTCTTACTCATCATTCTGTTCACTGTAGCGAATAGCTGGACCGCAATCACTGAGATCGGAATCCTGGACTTCATCTTCGGTGACGTCTGGTATCCCGGAAGGGGCGACTATGGAGCCCTGCCCCTGATCGCCGGAACGATCCTCGTCACACTCGGAGCAATGGTGTTTGCGGTTCCCGTAGGAATCGCATGTGCCATCTACATCTCAGAGATCGCACCGGCAAAGACTCGCAACATCCTGAAGCCTCTGGTGGAGCTCTTCTCGGCCATCCCTTCCGTCGTTTACGGATTCATCGGAATGGTCGTGCTGATCCCCATACTGAAGGCTCTCTTCCCTGATCAGCAGGTGTTCAGCAACTCCTGGCTGGCAGCCTCGCTGATTCTGGGAATCATGGCCATGCCCACGATCATCTCGGTCTCAGAAGACGCCATCCATTCCGTTCCCCAGTCATACAGGGAGGCCTCTCAGGCAATGGGAGCCACCAAATGGGAGACGATCGTCAAGGTCGTCGTTCCTGCGGCAATCTCCGGAATCTCCGCTGCAATCATCCTCGGAGTCGGAAGGGCCATCGGAGAGACCATGGCGGTCCTGATGCTGACAGGAAACTCGCCTGTCATCCCCGAACCTCTGTGGAACGTCTTCGGACTCATCAGTACGCTTACGGGAACCATCGCCCTTCAGCTCCCCGAGTCGGTAGCGGGATCTGTCACCCAGTCCGCCCTCTTCGAGCTCGGAGTAATCCTGATGGTCATGGTCCTCATCATCAACATCTCCTCCAGGTACGTCATAAAGAGAACCAACCGCAAGCTCGGTAACATCGACCCCAGGAAATCCATGCTCTACCGCATGACAGGAAAGACCAGCATGATTCCGAACAGCGTTTCGGACAAGGTCTCGGACCATCGCAGCCTGTTCATCATGGCGACTCTGTACGTGCTCGTCTTCATCGGGGTGTGGATGTTCTCGTCACTGCTCACCAGTGAATTCATGGCGCTCGTGGCAGCCGTAGTGGTCACCGTCGTCCTGGCTCTCGTCGTCAAGGTCTTCTCCGGAATCAACTCAACCAGCAGGGAGAAGTTCTGTTTCGGAGGGCTCACGGTGGTCATGGGCTTCGTGCTCCTGATACTCGTCGTAATCATCGGATACATCCTGATCAACGGCCTTCCCGTCATTGACTGGGAGTTCCTCACCACCAGCCCCACAAATGGAGGAAGGGACGGAGGAATATTCCCTGCTATAGTCGGATCCCTCGAACTCATCGCTGGAACCGCTCTGATTGCATTCCCCATCGGAATCCTGACCGGAATCTATCTCAACGAATACGCCAGGGATACAAAGTACACGAGAATCATCAGGGAAGCCATAGATCTGCTGAACGGTACGCCCTCCATCGTGTTCGGTATGTTCGGTATGATCATATTCGTCAGGTACGCAGGACTCGGCTACTCCATGCTGGCCGGATGGGTCACCCTGGCCTTCATGATCCTGCCCGTCATCATCAGAACCACGGAGGAGGCCATGAAGTCCGTTCCGCCCGAGCTCAGGGAGGCATCCAGGGCCATGGGTGCTACCAAGTGGAAGACCATCTACAAGGTCGTCATCCCGGCTGCAATGGGAGGTATCGTCACCGGTTCCATCCTGTCCATCGGACGTGCAGCCGGAGAGACAGCACCCATCATGCTCACAGCGGCAGTCATCTCGCAGCCGAGTCTCGCTGGATCCATCTTCGATCCTGTCATGGCTCTGCCCCTGCACCTGTACCATCTTGCGATGGACCTGCCCGGGACGACGGATCTCCAGTACGCAACAGCCACTGTGCTGCTGTTTGTCGTGCTGATCTTCTTCGTCGCGGCCTCACTGATCAGAAGCCACTACAACAAGAAGGTTAGGTGGTGA
- the leuS gene encoding leucine--tRNA ligase has translation MANDYGTMEAKWQARWAEAGLDRSDRDESKPKFMIIFAYPGVTGYLHVGHLRGYTYVDAINRYKRMTGFNVLFPVGTHATGNGGISLFNRISRGDEATIDYLKRNGCTDEDLAGMKDPLSVVEFFNKVYVNDYWKRFGFLADWRRFTCTLYPDYAKFIQWQFRKLHDAGLLIQKPYYAPACPNCGPVAVDPSETDISKGGRAETQEYTLLKFRHGDEFLIAATLRPETVYGQVCFWVNPEVEYRRIRKDGETWIVSPQASEKLQLQKDGIEEIGTIPGSEMIGWMCEAPMIHREIPVFPATFCDPDVGTGLVTSVPSDAPDDWISLEAVKRDPALRERYGLSQELIDSVVPISIIEMKGYGDFPAKDMIDRLGIKQPGDPKLVEAKKQVYKDGYHMGRMKDVCGEYAGLRVEEAKDRMRQAMIDAGEAEPFFDLTEEVVCRCGRRVHIRRIDDQWFINYADKDLTQRTSDHCRTMDINPPEYADNVHGVLDWFRERACVRLGNWLGTRFPYDDKWIIEAISDSTLYPIYYTISLYANSHQIEPEQMTEEFFDYVFLGRGTPSDVAASTGIAQDLVERMRADVLYWYPLDINLGGKEHMTVHFPAFLFNHVAILPQDMWPRGITVNWYITGKNSDKISKSKGGAQPIPGAAAKFGVDAMRLYYAHVASMFVDVEWSEDTVMTYRQRVDRIFGAVQDLIASESDSPKGEMDAWLMSRFNTHLNEIRAAMEKYDLRQMTTTVYFDMYNDIKWYSRRGGSNAETIRSALKIWIQAMMPVTPHTAEELWESAGFEGLVSACQLPEADPDAIAAASEYGENLIRDVMSDITEIRKIAKMEPSRIVLYTSAEWKREVMRKGAAMLAEGELTVPGLTKACMSDESIKRNGKAAQELAKKVAIEFPRSSPESKRPLYETDEFSLLSSAKGFLAEETGLEVEVLSADSEGLYDPQNKARAAAPGRPAILLE, from the coding sequence ATGGCCAACGACTACGGAACAATGGAAGCCAAATGGCAGGCCCGCTGGGCCGAGGCCGGTCTGGACAGGTCCGACAGGGACGAGTCCAAGCCCAAGTTCATGATCATCTTCGCGTACCCCGGTGTGACGGGGTACCTACACGTCGGTCATCTGCGCGGATACACCTATGTCGACGCGATCAACAGGTACAAGCGCATGACCGGTTTCAACGTGCTCTTCCCCGTGGGGACCCATGCCACCGGAAACGGCGGCATATCGCTGTTCAACAGGATTTCCCGCGGCGACGAGGCCACGATCGACTACCTCAAGAGGAACGGCTGCACCGACGAGGACCTCGCCGGCATGAAGGACCCCCTCTCGGTCGTCGAGTTCTTCAACAAGGTCTACGTGAACGACTACTGGAAGAGGTTCGGGTTCCTCGCCGACTGGAGGAGGTTCACATGCACCCTATATCCCGATTACGCCAAGTTCATCCAGTGGCAGTTCAGGAAGCTCCACGACGCCGGACTGCTCATCCAGAAGCCCTACTACGCCCCCGCATGTCCCAACTGCGGGCCCGTCGCGGTCGATCCCTCCGAGACGGACATCTCCAAGGGCGGCAGGGCCGAGACGCAGGAGTACACCCTCCTCAAGTTCAGGCACGGGGACGAGTTCCTCATCGCAGCCACCCTCAGGCCGGAGACCGTGTACGGGCAGGTCTGCTTCTGGGTCAACCCCGAGGTGGAGTACAGGAGGATCAGGAAGGACGGAGAGACCTGGATCGTCTCCCCGCAGGCGTCCGAGAAGCTGCAGCTCCAGAAGGACGGCATCGAGGAGATCGGCACGATCCCCGGCAGCGAGATGATCGGATGGATGTGCGAGGCCCCCATGATCCACAGGGAGATCCCCGTGTTCCCCGCCACCTTCTGCGACCCGGATGTGGGAACGGGTCTGGTGACGTCCGTCCCGTCCGACGCGCCCGACGATTGGATCTCCCTCGAGGCGGTCAAGAGGGACCCCGCCCTAAGGGAGAGGTACGGGCTCTCCCAGGAGCTCATCGACTCCGTCGTCCCCATCTCGATCATAGAGATGAAGGGCTACGGAGACTTCCCCGCCAAGGACATGATCGACAGGCTGGGCATCAAGCAGCCCGGCGACCCCAAGCTGGTCGAGGCCAAGAAGCAGGTCTACAAGGACGGCTACCACATGGGCCGCATGAAGGACGTCTGCGGCGAGTACGCCGGACTCCGCGTGGAGGAGGCCAAGGACAGGATGCGCCAGGCCATGATTGACGCCGGCGAGGCGGAGCCCTTCTTCGACCTCACAGAGGAGGTCGTCTGCAGGTGCGGACGCAGGGTCCACATCAGGAGGATCGACGACCAGTGGTTCATCAACTACGCGGACAAGGACCTCACGCAGAGGACGTCCGACCACTGCAGGACCATGGACATCAATCCGCCGGAGTACGCGGACAACGTCCACGGTGTCCTGGACTGGTTCAGGGAGAGGGCGTGCGTAAGGCTTGGCAACTGGCTGGGAACGAGGTTCCCCTACGATGACAAATGGATCATCGAGGCCATCTCCGACTCCACGCTCTACCCGATATACTACACGATCTCGCTCTACGCCAACTCGCACCAGATCGAGCCCGAGCAGATGACGGAGGAGTTCTTCGACTACGTGTTCCTCGGCAGGGGGACGCCGTCCGACGTCGCCGCATCCACGGGCATCGCCCAGGACCTCGTCGAGAGGATGAGGGCGGACGTGCTCTACTGGTACCCCCTGGACATCAACCTCGGCGGCAAGGAGCACATGACCGTGCACTTCCCTGCGTTCCTGTTCAACCACGTGGCCATCCTCCCCCAGGATATGTGGCCCCGCGGCATCACAGTCAACTGGTACATCACCGGCAAGAACAGCGACAAGATCTCCAAGTCCAAGGGAGGGGCCCAGCCCATCCCCGGCGCGGCCGCAAAGTTCGGCGTAGACGCCATGAGGCTGTACTACGCGCACGTGGCGTCCATGTTCGTGGACGTCGAGTGGAGCGAGGACACCGTCATGACCTACAGGCAGAGGGTCGACAGGATATTCGGCGCCGTGCAGGACCTCATCGCATCCGAGTCCGACTCCCCCAAGGGGGAGATGGACGCCTGGCTGATGTCCAGGTTCAACACCCACCTCAACGAGATCAGGGCCGCCATGGAGAAGTACGACCTGAGGCAGATGACCACCACGGTGTACTTCGACATGTACAACGACATCAAGTGGTACTCCAGGAGGGGAGGCAGCAACGCCGAGACCATCCGCTCCGCGCTGAAGATCTGGATCCAGGCCATGATGCCCGTCACCCCCCACACCGCCGAGGAGCTGTGGGAGTCCGCCGGGTTCGAAGGCCTGGTGTCCGCCTGCCAGCTCCCTGAGGCGGATCCGGACGCGATCGCCGCCGCCTCGGAGTACGGCGAGAACCTCATTCGCGACGTCATGTCCGACATCACCGAGATCAGGAAGATCGCCAAGATGGAGCCCAGCAGGATCGTCCTGTACACCTCCGCCGAGTGGAAGAGGGAGGTCATGAGGAAGGGGGCCGCGATGCTCGCCGAGGGTGAGCTGACCGTCCCCGGACTCACGAAGGCCTGCATGTCCGACGAGTCCATCAAGCGCAACGGCAAGGCCGCGCAGGAACTGGCGAAGAAGGTCGCCATCGAGTTCCCCAGGTCGTCCCCGGAGTCCAAGAGGCCCCTGTACGAGACGGACGAGTTCTCGCTGCTCTCGTCGGCGAAGGGCTTCCTGGCGGAGGAGACGGGACTGGAGGTCGAGGTCCTCTCCGCCGACTCCGAAGGCCTCTACGACCCGCAGAACAAGGCCAGGGCAGCGGCGCCCGGAAGGCCCGCCATACTGCTGGAGTGA
- the phoU gene encoding phosphate signaling complex protein PhoU: MQRFLDDIEALVNETVDMGNLASEMIEKSVQAIVDGNVELADEVIDDFARIDRYDNEIEEAAIRILTIYQPTAVDTRTVATILKSITYLERIGKYSYNIATATKYLSEKPMFEPVQLIQPFGEVAVRMVKLVTKAFEEKSVDDLDKISEMDDYLDKTMREDLIKIIDFINENEQSADVCTYYISVIKYLERVGDHACKMAEKVNFMVTGMRARIE, translated from the coding sequence ATGCAGAGATTCCTAGACGACATAGAAGCACTGGTGAACGAGACCGTTGACATGGGCAACCTCGCATCCGAGATGATCGAGAAGTCAGTCCAGGCCATCGTCGACGGAAACGTCGAACTGGCCGACGAGGTCATCGACGACTTCGCGAGGATCGACCGTTACGACAACGAGATCGAGGAGGCGGCGATCAGGATCCTGACCATCTACCAGCCCACCGCTGTGGACACAAGGACGGTCGCAACCATCCTGAAATCCATCACATACCTCGAGAGGATCGGGAAGTACAGCTACAACATCGCCACCGCCACCAAGTATCTGAGCGAGAAGCCGATGTTCGAGCCCGTGCAGCTGATCCAGCCCTTCGGGGAGGTGGCGGTCCGTATGGTCAAGCTCGTGACCAAGGCCTTCGAGGAGAAGTCCGTCGACGATCTCGACAAGATCTCGGAGATGGACGACTACCTCGACAAGACCATGCGCGAGGACCTGATCAAGATCATCGACTTCATCAACGAGAACGAGCAGAGCGCCGACGTGTGCACATACTACATCTCGGTGATCAAGTACCTCGAGAGGGTCGGTGACCACGCCTGCAAGATGGCCGAGAAGGTCAACTTCATGGTCACCGGAATGCGCGCACGCATAGAGTGA
- the pstB gene encoding phosphate ABC transporter ATP-binding protein, whose amino-acid sequence MVVRFDSDEVCIDIRDIDLWYGEKQALFKVDLPVKKNSITALIGPSGCGKSTLLRSINRMNDLVPGCRIEGQMLFHGDNLYAPDVDINDLRTRIGMIFQKPNPFPMTIRENITYGPKIHGIKDKKELNEIVERCLQQAALYDEVADRLDTSALGLSGGQQQRLCIARALSVNPEVILMDEPTSALDPIATSKIEDLALELKKDYTVAIVTHNMQQASRIADYTGFMYLGKMIEFNETGPMFNKPEKAMTERYLTGRFG is encoded by the coding sequence ATGGTCGTTCGCTTCGATTCGGACGAAGTGTGCATCGACATCAGGGACATCGATCTGTGGTACGGGGAGAAACAGGCCCTGTTCAAAGTCGATCTCCCGGTGAAGAAGAACTCAATCACCGCCCTCATCGGTCCCTCCGGATGCGGAAAGTCCACTCTGCTGAGAAGCATCAACAGGATGAACGACCTGGTTCCCGGATGCCGCATTGAGGGGCAGATGCTGTTCCACGGTGACAACCTCTATGCACCGGATGTCGACATCAACGATCTCAGGACCAGGATCGGTATGATCTTCCAGAAGCCCAACCCGTTCCCCATGACCATCAGGGAGAACATCACCTACGGGCCCAAGATCCACGGGATCAAGGACAAGAAGGAGCTGAACGAGATCGTCGAGAGATGCCTGCAGCAGGCCGCCCTCTACGACGAGGTCGCAGACCGTCTCGACACCTCCGCCCTCGGACTCTCGGGAGGACAGCAGCAGAGGCTGTGCATCGCAAGGGCGCTCTCTGTCAACCCGGAGGTCATCCTGATGGACGAGCCCACCTCCGCGCTGGACCCCATCGCCACCTCCAAGATCGAGGATCTGGCTCTGGAGCTCAAGAAGGATTACACCGTTGCCATCGTCACCCACAACATGCAGCAGGCGTCCCGTATCGCGGACTACACCGGCTTCATGTACCTGGGCAAGATGATCGAGTTCAACGAGACCGGTCCGATGTTCAACAAGCCGGAGAAGGCTATGACCGAGAGGTACCTCACAGGAAGGTTCGGATGA
- a CDS encoding zinc-ribbon domain-containing protein: MTDENKFCTACGAMLPEGAEFCPECGAGIGGRANPHAFAQGPGYGMQQRSGPPAVSILILIYGLLAAVLGISAIYLGLTFTEADFQELVDQYAAVGMVLPFEWSDSFNSEVLFSGGISLVSAVGALVSYWFCYKRGPKTYAVIACAVATVFSFGMASFVSVIIGAIVTFLLYRDDKGFTS; this comes from the coding sequence ATGACAGATGAAAACAAGTTCTGCACCGCATGCGGCGCGATGCTGCCTGAGGGTGCGGAATTCTGTCCCGAATGCGGTGCCGGCATCGGCGGAAGGGCCAACCCACATGCCTTCGCCCAGGGGCCCGGATACGGCATGCAGCAGAGGTCTGGACCTCCGGCAGTGAGCATACTCATCCTGATCTACGGCCTGCTGGCAGCCGTTCTCGGAATCTCCGCGATCTATCTCGGATTGACGTTCACCGAGGCGGACTTCCAGGAACTGGTCGATCAGTACGCGGCCGTCGGCATGGTCCTCCCCTTCGAATGGAGCGATTCCTTCAACAGCGAGGTTCTGTTCTCGGGCGGGATCTCCCTCGTCAGCGCCGTCGGCGCACTTGTGAGCTACTGGTTCTGCTACAAGCGCGGACCCAAGACCTACGCCGTCATCGCCTGTGCGGTCGCCACCGTGTTCAGCTTCGGCATGGCGTCCTTCGTGTCCGTAATCATCGGTGCGATCGTCACATTCCTGCTGTACAGGGACGACAAGGGATTCACATCGTGA
- a CDS encoding DUF368 domain-containing protein, which translates to MNRKPFKDFLVGILVGIMSMMPGASGGIIAVIFGMYERLIADVADIGHKLLKDLRFIIPVGLGILLGLVVCAVGIYALLQNWEIPLMFFFAALIVFQIPDLYRLCNSSDDTGPSMRNLVAYVIGFIVMLSFLFVGSTESDISLIDLGATDIIVLFVIGLLVALSKIVPGLSGAAILLAIGVYTPLMDLVGGMDMTVIVDRVAALIPLGLIVGVLGISKIVDHLLNRYRRSTYYCIMGITLGSIVTVAVQALQGLTGDMILPSVVCIAIGLAFGYCLSRVSAKYAEETISEKPTGA; encoded by the coding sequence ATGAATCGTAAACCGTTCAAGGACTTCCTCGTCGGCATCCTGGTGGGGATAATGTCCATGATGCCCGGTGCCAGCGGCGGCATCATCGCGGTGATCTTCGGGATGTACGAAAGGCTGATTGCAGACGTAGCGGACATCGGGCACAAGCTCCTGAAGGACCTGAGGTTCATCATCCCGGTGGGTCTGGGGATCCTTCTCGGGCTGGTGGTCTGCGCCGTGGGGATCTACGCCCTCCTCCAGAACTGGGAGATTCCGTTGATGTTCTTCTTTGCGGCGCTGATCGTATTCCAGATCCCCGACCTGTACAGGCTCTGCAACTCGTCAGATGACACGGGGCCGTCCATGAGGAACCTAGTCGCCTACGTGATCGGGTTCATCGTGATGCTGTCTTTCCTCTTCGTCGGAAGCACGGAATCAGACATCTCGCTGATCGATCTGGGCGCCACGGACATAATCGTACTGTTCGTCATAGGGCTCCTCGTCGCTCTGTCGAAGATCGTTCCCGGTCTCAGCGGCGCAGCCATCCTCCTCGCCATCGGCGTGTACACCCCGCTGATGGACCTCGTCGGGGGAATGGACATGACTGTGATCGTGGACAGGGTCGCCGCCCTCATCCCGCTCGGCCTCATCGTCGGGGTCCTCGGGATATCGAAGATCGTCGACCATCTGCTGAACAGGTACCGCAGGTCCACCTACTACTGCATCATGGGCATAACCCTGGGTTCCATCGTCACCGTCGCCGTCCAGGCGCTCCAGGGGCTGACAGGGGATATGATCCTACCCAGCGTCGTGTGCATAGCGATCGGGTTGGCGTTCGGATACTGTCTGAGCAGGGTCTCCGCGAAGTACGCCGAGGAGACGATCTCGGAGAAGCCCACAGGCGCTTGA